DNA from Myxococcota bacterium:
TCAGGAACACGCCCCGCCGAACCTGCCTCGGACCTACGTGCGCTTCATGGAAGCGTGCAGCTGCGCGCGCGGGAAGATCCCGTACGACACGGGCTACATCGAGTTCTTCCCGCTCGAGCGCGTGCTCGACGAGAACCGCCAGCACGGCATCGCGAGCAGCCTGAAGGGCTTCTTCGCCTTCGGCTCGGACGGCGCGGACGAGCTCTTCGTCTTCGACCTGCGCAAGGAGGACGGCGCGCCGGTCTGCTCGGTGAACGCGAAGGCGCCGAGTGCCGCGAGCGTCGCGCCCATCACGAACAGCTTCTCGGAGTTCCTCGAAGGCATCGTGATGATGGGCGGGGCCTAGGGCGAGCGGCCTAGCGCTCCATCAGCTCGCGGTAGGCGCGGCGCAGGAAGCACAGCCCGATCGCCGCGTTGAAGAACACGAAGAAGTTGTGCTGCACGAAGCCGAAGATCGACGCGGCGCCGGCGTAGCTCGAGAACAGCACGACCCACAGCGTGACCGCGACGGCGCGCATCGGCGTGGGAAAGGCCGCGCCGAAGAACACGACCGGCACGTAGCCCATCATCTGGCGCAGGCTCACTTCGATCCCGAAGAGGTGAGCCGCCGCAGTGTACACCACGACGGCCACCACGATCGAGGGCGCCCGGATCGCGATGATCACCAGGTAGTGCCACGGCCGCGCCTGGCGGAAGGCGCGGAAGATCGCGCGCTCGCGCAGCTGCGCCCCGACACCGAGCTTCCCCGCGAAGAACGCGGTGAGCAGCGCGAAGAGCACCGCCCCCGCGGCGGCGAGCCACGGGATG
Protein-coding regions in this window:
- a CDS encoding SMI1/KNR4 family protein, with the protein product MDVQKLLRNPRFRLARDPAPDPTTVKQFQEHAPPNLPRTYVRFMEACSCARGKIPYDTGYIEFFPLERVLDENRQHGIASSLKGFFAFGSDGADELFVFDLRKEDGAPVCSVNAKAPSAASVAPITNSFSEFLEGIVMMGGA